agtctccttgagacattgaggcaatgacagaacggagggtttccatccggaaccgtctggcgtgcacatgtttgttgagcagttttaggtccagaacaggacggaacgagccgtccttttttggcaccacaaagagattggagtaaaaccctctcccttgttcctgagacggtacaggaaccactactccttccgctcttagggagtccaccgcctgccgcaggacatctacacggtctggatgtggggaggttctgaagaaccgagctggaggacgagaactgaactcgattctgtacccgcgcgacaaaatgtctgtcacccaccggtctttgacctgtgacatccaagtgtcgtaaaagcgggagagcctgcccccgaccggagatgcggagggaggggactggaagtcatgaggtagccgctttggaagcggttcctccatttgctttcttggggcgtgagtgagcccgccaggaatctgagtttctttgcgtcctctgagtccctttggacgaggagaattgtgttttggccgaacctcgaaaggactgaaacttctgttgccactttctctgctgaggtttgcttgatctgggctggggtaaagaggagtctttacccttggactgtttaatgatgtcagccaatggctcgccaaacagtctatctctagataaaggcaagctggttaaacattttttggaaccagcatctgctttccagtcctttaaccacaatgctctgcgcaaaactaccgaattggcagacgccattgaggtgcggctggtagattctaggaccgcattgatagcgtaagacgcaaacgcggacatctgcgaggtaagggacgccacttgcggcaccgctggatgtaagatagcatccacttttgctaaaccagctgaaatagcttggagtgcccatacggctgcgaatgctggagcaaacgacgcgccgatagcttcatagacagattttaaccaaaggtccatctgtctgtcattggcatccttaagtgaagcgccatcctccactgcaactatggatctagctgcaagcttggaaatcggggggtccacctttggacactgggtccagcgcttgaccacatcaggggggaaaggataacgtgtatccttagaacgtttacagaaacgcttttctggatgagcgtcgtgtttctggattgattctctgaagtcagagtgatccaacagagcacttaatttacgcttgggatagaggaaacgaaatttctcctgctctgccgctgcctcttctgctgaaggggctgggggagaaatatctaacagcctattgatggctgagataagatcgtttaccatggcgtccccatccggggtatccagattgagaggggttccaggattagactcctgatcactctcttcagacacatcacagggagactgattgcgctgagaccctgagcagtgtgatgacgttgagggtctttcccagcgagcccgcttggggtggctggggcaatcatctgagtcattatactcatcctgagaagccggggacccccttgcagtctggattaaatccaactgcggaggattagaggacatagacctcgccgtgtccatagactgagccccaggcatggattgcaaagtttccaggatttttgccatagtcacagacatattaaccgcaaaaactgcaaagtctgtccccgacaccggggcaggacttacaggcgtctcagcctgggtcactatctctcctgactccggctggcgaagcagcaccggatctgagcattgcacacaatgggggtccttggagcctgctggtagagcagccccacatgcagcacacgcagtgcacacagccctagccttggcagccttgcgtcttgtggatgacatgttgctgcctcctcagagcgatctggggtattcagccaggaagcgacctcacagtgcaagaaatcaataaatatctatgtccagtgacacaatacactaacatacactgaggcactagaggggccagctgaaaagccgcttaccgcccgcttaagagcgggtgtgtggacttccaaagccccctagtccaggtctcccagagcctgcgtccttcctccagccagacatgcatgtaatggctgccggcgtcctgagagaagaaggggggcgggccctgggcgttcctgaccaagagcgggaagcctgcttccctctgtgcctagtgagagggctggagcatgtaaatcaggctccagccctcctcgctgccgtgaaacagcgtctctcccctaccctgattgacagggtgggggcgggaacgatcggagctgccggcgtcctaggcccaaaagccggggactagagttataaacgccgccgccgtaaaagcgcggtcggcgtatccccggcgcaccacaagtcacagcagcgccgcccggtccagtgagggtcggcgctgcgttcccagaacacaaagtcccccagtaaactgtaggaacaccagctcagtgtacggtccccggcgcactacaacacccagccagcccggagtgtgtctgtgcctgccggggacacagagtacctgtatgatgcagggcccggtccctgatggtactcctgctccgtatccatcaggttctaatgggtctgtggatggagcccggcgtcagagctttgaggccggcaggatcccacttccacagagcccccaaggggatgtggaaggaaaacagcatgtcaggctccagccctgtaccagcaataggtacctcaaccttacaacaccatccaggggtgagaagggagcatgctggggacactatatgtgtcctcttttcttccatccgaaatagtcagcagctactgctgactaaaatctgtggagctatgcatggaatgtctgacctccttcgcacacaaagctaaaactggagtacccgtgataccacgggggggtatagccagagggggaggggccttgcacttttagtgtagtgctttgtgtggcctccagagggcagtagctataccccaatcgtctgggtctcccaatagagcgctgaagaaatatatactggcatggacccatgatgagggctatatatatacaagaatggggacatatatactatgacaagaatcatatataccaggatgggataaagatgggcaatatatataccaggatggatatacagtatacacaaggatgggagacacatcaacagtacctgtaaggggcccaggatgggtgacatcagtacagaattgggggattttatcccagtaacagtgtcagcagcagatcccccccccataacagtgcgtgatgaccacattttttgtgtcAATCTTTTCCCCTATATTATTCCTTCAAAACCTAGGtatgtcttatggtccaaaaaatacaataagtttaaaaagaaataaaatggttcttttcctcacaaattcttccttgagcaattgtagccaatatttttataaaaccctttgaattatagtacatcatgatggcttctcctgtgTGACTCATCGGACAACAGGATCTGATTAGtcttaaaaacatttggcaaattctgaaagcaagaatggctgctccgctctgttggttttctgatggtcggcaagacttgatttaccagttaaacatttcaattattcacaacatgaaaaaggttccttccctgtgcggcttcttcacatgtttaacaagacctgatttactagtaaaacatttcccacattctgaacatgaaaatggcttcttccctgtgtgagatctttgatgcacaacaagatctgatttctcaataaaacatttcccacattctgaacatgaaaatggcttctcccctgtgtgagatctttgatgcacaacaagaactgatttctgaataaaacatttcccacattctgaacatgaaaatcgcttctcccctgtgtgaattttatgatgtctaacaagatgtgacctctgaataaaacatttcccacattctgaacatgaaaatggcttctcccctgtgtgagatctttgatgcctaacaagatatgatttctggataaaatattttccacattctgaacatgaaaatgggttctctcctgtgtgtgatctttgatgcacaacaagatctgatttctgaataaaacatttcccacattctgaacatgaaaatggcttctcccctgtgtgagatctttgatgcacaacaagaactgatttctgaataaaacatttcccacattctgaacatgaaaatggcttctcccctgtgtgagatctttgatgcctaacaagatatgatttctggataaaatattttccacattctgaacatgaaaaaggcttctctcctgtgtgtgatctttgatgcacaacaagatctgatttcgcaataaaacatttcccacattctgaacatgaaaatggcttctcccctgtgtgaattttatgatgtctaaAAAGATTTGATTTATTAGAAAAACATtgtccacattttgaacatgaaaatggcttgtcccctgtgtgaattttatgatgtctaacaaggagtgattttttaataaaacatttcccacactctaaacatgaaaatggcttctctcctgtgtgacatctttgatgctcaacaagttctgatttccaaataaaacatttctcacactctgaacatgaaaatggcttgtcacctgtgtgaattttttgatgtttaacaagatatgatttctgaataaaacatttctcacattttaaacatgaaaatggcttctcccttgtaggAACCGTTTCATCCATTTCATATTCCATATTCCTTCTGTAACTTCTAttctgcttacaattctgtgataaatgggaATTTTGGGCTTGTTTGAAAAactcagatgatagagctttccgaggaaggactggatttatatctgggacaacagtatgctcttcatatgtatcatgtgggatACTTTCACCATCTGTTATAAATTCGGAAGATATTAgagatccatctgaactcccattacagtcatctgctaaaaataagcacaaagttattaatttttaatgatattatcttgaaagtacatttatttttttaaaccataacatcagaaattaaattagggaaaaaattattctgaatctgttgtccaatatcgagatctaaaggcccctttacacgctacgatttatctgacggtatgtcgtcggggtcacggttttcatgacgcacttccgtcgtcgttaacgACGTTATTTTGTGTGACACCTACATCtgactccgaacgatcttaaaaatagcgaaaatcgttgatcgttgacacgacgttcagtttcaaaatattgttcgtcgtttggaacgcagcagacatattgctacgtttgacaccctgccaacgacgaacaacatccacatgaccgccttggtcaaacaatatctcgctgaacgatgtagcatcatttgtgagatgggtacgtgtgaccgctacaaaatgacctatgagcgatctcggcaaatcgacaATGATcttggtgtgtcacatcgctaacaagatcactagtgatatcgttgtgtgtaaagcggccttaaggagttacatctttgttagtttggctctcccattcctagcaccagttctctggaatgtgctacagtaaataatctgattgattgtcacaatgtgactgcaggataatgagggacagggtgctcctatactgtccctcacactaggggaccctaagctattcttaacctctggattacccctgaagatggagatgccggagtctcgtgcattactagtctcctgactagatctaatctgtgATTCCCCTGGGGAAGAAAGGGacaggaatatgatggaaacacagattaagactgaCGGGACACATTGCAGACTCACAAAAAAAAACAGTGAgaggctaaggagaaaagcaagagcaggaaggcagcaacaaaaatgacAACACGGGTTAACACCACCacagctcacagtaataatgcacaaaaaacacccataagtctggatcacaacacctcgccagatcagtataggtaaactatagctggcattaatgaaatagtccagccagcacatacagaacgggagcaaacaatactttttcctctacagcatgtgatcacagacgttaacaagcagcccagcagagaatcactcttactagcctgcccaagccttggtttgatgcctgcgtctccctgcgctgctcacagacagcagagaaatttacatgcaaagtaccagagtctatcatttcaacagatcctgacgctgccatgtcagttggcaaaacctgcaaacatctccttgaaacattgatccacaacatagacaatttcaaagaggtttttttcaaagacgaaaataaaataaagacagatGCTGAAAATTCAAgtgggttgtctgggactgtaacgctgatgacccatccttaggctttgtaaccaaagcaggtagcagggtcttgcagcctgtacagataaacattagggttcaaactcatcaagaccggtgatgtacactgaaaaatgacgtcagggactggagtgagatttctggcatagggaacatcgcagtttgttatgaattagagaagaggtggcatcacacccttcttctggccaagctctgcccattttggcaaagctggttaaaattgtcgtgaacaaacacacacacacacacacacacacacacacacacacaccagcctgcctcctcttcagctttagactcctccaattgagacctttggtcacatgacgtgatgtcaaaatggtccttaagcagtcctataattggtatataaacactggggcccctggGAGAAAGGGGGCCCTgtgcaattgcccagtttgctctccctttcccctaatgccagttcaGCAAGCCAGCCTGTcctctgttcagttcttttagactcctgcaattaagatacctttggttacatcatgtcacatgactttgaagccatcaaaggtccttaaacaatcaacctcagaatacaactgatggggtcttTAAGAGAGTGGGGTCTTGAGAatttgcgcagtttgactcctcccaacgctggccctgactgtaactagagcttatttatggagtagggcttatatttcaagcattcttcaaaaatcccataaaattgtGCTAAGTGttatgactgccctactgcagaggtttCCTTCATTGGCTCATCAGAATCCCAAACAAAACCCCCCTTTTTCACCCGTTAATAAACACGCAACGCCAttatttggataaattggccaaatcagcctggtttattaacaaacattataacaaaTAAAATAACCCTTTATAAAATAGCCATTttccaatgcaagggcggttcttggagccccaaaacctggcggacaccaagtattgttaccaaaccatccaGCATATTTGCCCCCAGCTGCGACCACAAGCACGGGGGCACCACCTTTTGCCAGAAaaccgtgtccctaaccgactctcaggagaccccacccctggagagccccccaagtccgccaggcaattaccataccagaataaacaagagGGGTGGTTCCCCATCTATCtaatgtaccaccccccaccccgacatttccaccgactccaagaaccccccttgcCACCGCCACCATgagcattacctgacacctcataatgTGAGTTACCCCACCAAAACCAGTGCCCGCTCTACTCCTTGTATGCTCAAGGCCCACAGACcaatacccacggcagtcaggtgcacacaatctgatcgccaaaaattcccctcccccgactccaagtccctTTGTCGAACTACAACTTCTCCATTCCTGGACACAAAATTTCCAACCCCCCTGTTGACATTTATCCTGGTCTTGTCGATCCTCTCcagggaccgagccccccgccaCACCTTTATGGAAACAATATCCGACCAAACCACCCTGAGGGTAGGGCAGATtgaccaaaggcggagcaggtcGTACCGGATATCCCATATCAACTCTCGACAGGGGCGGGCCCCTAAATCATTTCCCCCGACGTGCAACACCAGCACGTCCGGGGGGGCGATCTAATCGGGCGAACCGGTGAAAATCCACCAACACTTGCCGCCATCGCATGTCCCGCACCCCGATCCAACGAATGATTACCTCGCCTCTGGAACAACCCAACTGCCAACCATTgcgccgcacatcagctctcagtgccccccaataaacaaatgaatggcCGAAAATCCAGACCAGGGGCGTACCACCTATAgaaggaaacaaaacaaaaaagggggGGAATATAACAGCCGAAAATCTGACACACGCCAATAGCTACCATTAACTTAAAAACAACATCAcaggggtttgtttgttttttttttatttttaaaatacccCGCCAGATCAAAACACGCCCCGACTTCCACAATaaatgggggcggacgtacagTCTGAACCGCCTCGACTCCCATCTGCCTATCCTCTTCACTGTCTCCATCGGGAGCCCCCACCTGTCAGCCTCAGTCGCTGCTCCAATGCGAAACGAATGGGCTGAAAACTTGTCCGCCTGCAACCCCAACCTCTCCAGGAATTTCCGAAAAAACGCCACAAACTGGTGTGACACCCtagagaatccagg
Above is a genomic segment from Anomaloglossus baeobatrachus isolate aAnoBae1 chromosome 5 unlocalized genomic scaffold, aAnoBae1.hap1 SUPER_5_unloc_18, whole genome shotgun sequence containing:
- the LOC142258922 gene encoding uncharacterized protein LOC142258922 isoform X2 codes for the protein MDRTGEVRTLEMSGVRFITVSLHNQDYTVVKKTSSERCQAPVSEGWGRPLSPITGPPPHPPIHEDINDQKILELIYKMIELLTGEVPIRCQDVTVYFSMEEWEYLEGHTDLYKDVMMEAPQPLTSPVLSSKRTTPERCPRPLLPQDCKQEDPDVPQDVSPPALSYDCNGSSDGSLISSEFITDGESIPHDTYEEHTVVPDINPVLPRKALSSEFFKQAQNSHLSQNCKQNRSYRRNMEYEMDETVPTREKPFSCLKCEKCFIQKSYLVKHQKIHTGDKPFSCSECEKCFIWKSELVEHQRCHTGEKPFSCLECGKCFIKKSLLVRHHKIHTGDKPFSCSKCGQCFSNKSNLFRHHKIHTGEKPFSCSECGKCFIAKSDLVVHQRSHTGEKPFSCSECGKYFIQKSYLVRHQRSHTGEKPFSCSECGKCFIQKSVLVVHQRSHTGEKPFSCSECGKCFIQKSDLVVHQRSHTGENPFSCSECGKYFIQKSYLVRHQRSHTGEKPFSCSECGKCFIQRSHLVRHHKIHTGEKRFSCSECGKCFIQKSVLVVHQRSHTGEKPFSCSECGKCFIEKSDLVVHQRSHTGKKPFSCSECGKCFTSKSGLVKHVKKPHREGTFFML
- the LOC142258922 gene encoding uncharacterized protein LOC142258922 isoform X1; the encoded protein is MDRTGEVRTLEMSGVRFITVSLHNQDYTVVKKTSSERCQAPVSEGWGRPLSPITGPPPHPPIHEDINDQKILELIYKMIELLTGEVPIRCQDVTVYFSMEEWEYLEGHTDLYKDVMMEAPQPLTSPVLSSKRTTPERCPRPLLPQDCKQEDPDVPQDVSPPALSSDDCNGSSDGSLISSEFITDGESIPHDTYEEHTVVPDINPVLPRKALSSEFFKQAQNSHLSQNCKQNRSYRRNMEYEMDETVPTREKPFSCLKCEKCFIQKSYLVKHQKIHTGDKPFSCSECEKCFIWKSELVEHQRCHTGEKPFSCLECGKCFIKKSLLVRHHKIHTGDKPFSCSKCGQCFSNKSNLFRHHKIHTGEKPFSCSECGKCFIAKSDLVVHQRSHTGEKPFSCSECGKYFIQKSYLVRHQRSHTGEKPFSCSECGKCFIQKSVLVVHQRSHTGEKPFSCSECGKCFIQKSDLVVHQRSHTGENPFSCSECGKYFIQKSYLVRHQRSHTGEKPFSCSECGKCFIQRSHLVRHHKIHTGEKRFSCSECGKCFIQKSVLVVHQRSHTGEKPFSCSECGKCFIEKSDLVVHQRSHTGKKPFSCSECGKCFTSKSGLVKHVKKPHREGTFFML